The genomic window AATTAAAACTTAAAACTTTCTAGATTCACAGTAAACTTTACCCCCTTCATCGGGAACCACATGACAAATCTTGTAACCCCGAATAAATGCCTCTAAAATGGAGTAATCTGACTTACGATAATACTCCCCTAAAACGGGTTTAATCGCTTCTGTTGCTGTTTTTAAATGGTAATGAGGCATCGTTAAAAAGATATGATGAGCAACATGAGTCCCAATATTATGATGGATATCATTGATAAATCCATAATCATGATCTACGGTAGATAATGCCCCTTTTAAAAAGTACCAATCTTTGCCCCGATACCAAGGAACATCAGGATCAGTATGATGTAAAAAGGTGACTAAATCTAACCACATTACAAACACGACATAGGGACCCAAATAATATTTAAGTAACCATAAAAAGCCGAATTGATAGGTTAAAAATCCTAACAAAGCAACCATACCAATTAAACAAATGGTACTGGTTAAAACATCCCATTTTTCAGAGGGACGAAAGAGATCACTTTTGGGATCAAAATGACTGCCTTTTCTGCCGGGGGAACGCTTAAACAAATAAAGAGGATAAAGAAATAAAACCAGTTTAAAACGGGCAAACTTTTCTATCCATCCCATCTCATTATATTTCGATTCTGTGATAGGATACCAACTTTCATCCGTATCGATATTACCAGTATTTTTATGATGAGTGCGATGACTAATACGCCAACCATGAAACGGTACTAAAATGGGCGTATGAGACAGATGACCAATAAGATTATTTAACCATTTGTAGCGAGAAAAAGAACCATGGCCACAATCATGTCCAACGACAAATAATGCCCAAAACATGGTACCTTGCATGACCCAAAAAATTGGCCAAAAAAACCAAGAATCTATTGAATAAGCGATCGCATAGAGAACAGATATGACGAAAATATCCCAAAAAAAATAAGCCAGGGATCTAATGGCAGATGACTCAAAACAATGGGGAGGAATAGCTTCTCTAATATCTTGTAAGGTAAAGGGAAGGTCGACCACTTTTGGTTCTGGTCGATTCACAGTCATGGGTTGCTGCATTCGCTGTTGGATCTCCTGATGTAAAGCTGATATAAAGAAAAACTTAATTTTTCTTAATCTTATCCATTATACCTGAACTTCCCCTTTGATATGAAATCTCTTTGAATACTTATACTTGAGAGTAGGGTAAGCAGAGGAAGCAGAGGAAGCAGTAGTTTCAAACACCTATTATCTCGTAAAAAAAGACTCAACTCCGCCACCGAAGGTGCGCATAGTGTCCTCCTAACTCCTAACACCGAACTCAGGTTTGCAGTCTCAACTCAGGTTTTACGCTTAACTGAGTCGTATTGGGGGATGAGGAGTTTACAGTCATGATTTTAATGATGAGTAATTAAATGAATTTTATAGGACAAAACCAAGATATCTATCTAAAGAATATGGTTTGATTAATTTTTTTTTGATGTTTTTATCTTAAAGATCAAGGGGCGCAAGGTTCGCGCCCTTAATTGCTTGGGGACTGTTTACCAAAACTACAACAAGACGCAAAACCCTTTAATCGTTCCATTCTCCTCGGGGTGGTAAAGGGGGGTTACGACGAAACGTACGGGTTAAATCATCGTCTCTGTTCCGTTCCCCATTTAACCACTGCTTAATCGCTGTTTCAATAATGCGACTAGGATCATTTGTCAGGTGTTTAAGTTGTTCAAGGATTTCTGCATCAAGGTTAATAGAAATTTCTACTTTATCAGCATTCCGCTGAGTAGAGGTCGCATTATCATTCATAGGTTTCTCCCAATCTTCCATCTCCTATTGTACAAGGAAGGGAATTCCTTGAGGTTTTTGATCAATTAAAATTCATAACAGCAAGATTAATACTCTTCATAAACTTCGTCGATGGCCAGTTCTGATTGTTGGGCTGCTGTGACGGCTAAGCGATCGCATTGTTCATTTTCGGGGTGGCCGGCGTGACCTTTTACCCAGACAAATTCTACTTCATGTTCTTCACATAAATCTAATAATTTTTGCCACAAATCAGGATTTTTTGCCGTTTCTTTTTTATTCCTTTTCCAACCATTTCCTTGCCATTTTTTTGCCCATCCTTTAGTAATAGCATCGACTAAGTAACGAGAATCCGTGTATAAAGTAACGTCACAAGGCATTTTTAGGGCTTCTAACCCAATAATGGCCGCCATCATTTCCATACGGTTATTGGTGGTTAAACGATAACCTCCTGACAGTTCTTTCCGATGTTCATTATGGACTAGAATAATGCCATAACCCCCTTTTCCTGGATTGCCAGAGCAAGCCCCATCTGTGTAAATTTGTACCTTTTTCATAGCTTACCCAATTGTTTTAAATTCCCAATATAGAATTGACCATAACTATAACAGGACAAAGAATCGTTAGGACTATAAATGCTTATTGAAAGGGAACAGGGAACAGAAGAAGTATCTTAAGCTTAAAAATCAACCCCATTAACTCGATGAATATTGAGAATATCACTCATATTATTAATACTATTAATGAGATAATCTAACTGTTGGCGATCGCGGATTTCGATGCGTAAATTAATAATCGCTGGTTTATTGCGCCCGGTTTTCACCCCTGCGTTGCAGACATTGATATGGTGGTCACTCACCCGCAATAAAATATCTTTGAGAACGCCAACCCGATCGAGAGCTTCGATTTGTACATCCACGGGATAAGTGGTGGCACACCCTTTACTATCCACTGTATTCCAACGCACTGGAATGAATCGTTCTCCAGGAACATTCTCTATATTAGAACAACTTTGAGCATGGATAGAAATGCCCCGATTTCCCCTAGTTACCACACCAATAATGGGATCTCCGGGTAAAGGCGTACAACACCCTGCAATATGATAAACTAACCCTTCTACCCCAAGAATGGGGGACTTATTGGGTTTAGTGGGACAAGAAGGAGAAGGAGACGCACTGGGTAAGTTAATCTCTGAAACCTCTTCTTTTTGATTCGTAACAGTCACTTCTCGGACACGGTTCACCACTTGGTTAAGGGTGATCCCACCATAACCCAACCCGGCTAATAAATCATCTACTGACTGGTAATTACATTTTTCAGCAACGGTTTGCATGGGTTGAGACTTCAATAAGGCTTCAAAGCCATTTTTCCCTAATTCTTTTTCGAGGATGTCTCGGCCCCTAGACATATTTTCTTCTCGACGGGATCGCTTGAACCATTGACGAATACGGTTACGGGCGGTGGGAGTCACCACAAAGTTTAACCAGTCTAAACTGGGATGACAGTTCTTTTGGGTAATAATTTCGACAATGTCCCCGTTGTGTAAGGGTTGGTCAAGAACAGACCATTTCCCGTTAATTCTGGCCCCTTTCATGTGGTTCCCCACTTCGGTGTGAATGCGATAGGCGAAGTCTACGGCGGTTGCCCCTCTCGATAGGGCGATCACATCTCCATCGGGGGTAAAGACATAAACATCATCGTCAAAGAGGTTATCTTTAAGATTTTCTACATATTCTTGATCGTCTTTGAGGTCTTTTTGCCAATCGAGAAGTTGCCGTAACCAGGTAAATTTTTCATCTTCATTAGAAAAATGGGTATGATTTGATCCCCCGGTTTCTTTATATTTCCAGTGGGCTGCAATTCCATATTCAGCGATATGGTGCATTTCTAGGGTCCGAATTTGGATTTCTAGGGGACGACCATTCAAACCAACAACGGTGGTATGTAAGGACTGATAACGGTTGGGTTTAGGTAGTCCAATGTAGTCCTTAAAGCGGCCGGGCATGGGTTTAAAGACATCGTGAACCACTGCTAGGGCCCGATAACATTCTTCATTGGTTTTCACAATAATTCTCAACGCAGCCAGATCGTAAATTTCATGAAATCCTTTATTCTGACGCTGCATTTTGAAATAAATACCATAGAGATGCTTGGGTCGTCCTTGTAATTCTAGGACTTGTATCCCCATGTCATCCAGTCGTTTTTGCAGAATATTTTTAACGGTTTCGATGCGAGTTTCTCGATCAATGCGCTTCTCTGAAACGAAGTTTTGAATTTCTCGATAGTCTTCTGGTTCTAGATATTTAAAGGATAAATCTTCTAATTCCCATTTAACACGCCAAATCCCTAAACGGTTGGCTAAGGGGGCAAATATTTCTTTGGTTTCTCTGGCAATACGCTTTTGTTTTTCTGGCCGGAGGGGTTCTAGGGTTCGCATATTGTGGAGGCGATCGGCTAGTTTGACCACAATGACACGAATATCTCTGGCCATCGCTAAAAACATCCGTCGAAAGTTCTCGGCCTGTTGTTCGGTTTTATTAGAAAAGTTAAATTTTGAGAGTTTGGTCACCCCTTCTACTAACAAGGCGACTTCTTGACCGAACATTTCTTCTATTTCTTCTACTGTGACATCCGTATCTTCTACTACGTCATGAAGGAAACCAGCAGCAATCATGGCCTTATCCCCCCCTAAATCCCGAAGAATACCAGCAACCGCTACAGGATGAGCAATATAAGGTTCTCCTGACTTACGGGTTTGTCCTTCGTGCAGTTTATAGGCAAAATTAAACGCACGACAAATTAAGTCGAGATCCTGATTACTTTTGTCTGACTCATGGGAAAGCAAACACTGGTTTAACCAGTCGGGAAGGGCGATGTCTAGGGGTTTACTGTCAGGGAAGGTAACTGCGTTCATAGGAGGATCGGGCTAGGTATAGAAGGAATGAGAATGGATAAGAAAACGGTAAACAAGAGTATTCAAACGCTAATTCTTCTCTGATGGAAAAAGTTAAGGCATAAAACCATTGGTTTTACTTTGTGCTACTTTGTTTTTACCACCAGTTCCGTCCTCATTTTCAAAAGCGAGGACTTCTTTTAATAATTTCAGTTTAAGGACAGATTGAGATTGGTTAAAGTTACTCAGGAAGTTTAATATTTATTTACAAATTCTAACGCAATATGGTGTCCTATGTTACTGAAATTTTATCATCAGTCTTATCAAGAGCTTTTAGATAGGCTCCTAGAACTCCAAAAGCAAGTGCTGGCCAAAGATATAGATATGATAACGATAAAATCTATTTATGAGCAGACACAAGGGATTTTTCAGACTCAGATTCTCAGGGTGAGATTAGATGAATTAGATTGTAACGCGCACCGCGAAGCGGATCTCTTCGAGATCGCCTTGATTCGATCAGCACAAACAGAAATTCACAAAAATTTAAGATTGTTGAAAACAGAATTACTATTTTTAACCACTTCTCGTCAAACGCAAACTACAGAACAGAGATTAAAAAAGGTGCAAGAAAAGGTTAGGGAATTAATTGGGTATTCTCAGGCAATTATTAGCCAACTGGATCAATAATAGCTACTTCTCCTAACTTGTCATAGTTGGGAGAGTTTTTCTTATTATAAAAAACTCTTCAGTCTAAGATTTTTTTAGCCACTTTTCTTTAAACTTTTTGATTTCTTCTTGTCCATAGAAATGTTGTGTATACTTTGAGTTATACATCTCGTCTATATAAGATTCGGGTAAATTAATAGATTGCTGAAATCTATCATATTTTTGAGCATAGTTTTTTTTCTTACCTATATTGGTATTTTTTATGCTGAATTCTTCTAAATTAGTGAATTCTTTC from Crocosphaera subtropica ATCC 51142 includes these protein-coding regions:
- a CDS encoding fatty acid desaturase, with protein sequence MQQPMTVNRPEPKVVDLPFTLQDIREAIPPHCFESSAIRSLAYFFWDIFVISVLYAIAYSIDSWFFWPIFWVMQGTMFWALFVVGHDCGHGSFSRYKWLNNLIGHLSHTPILVPFHGWRISHRTHHKNTGNIDTDESWYPITESKYNEMGWIEKFARFKLVLFLYPLYLFKRSPGRKGSHFDPKSDLFRPSEKWDVLTSTICLIGMVALLGFLTYQFGFLWLLKYYLGPYVVFVMWLDLVTFLHHTDPDVPWYRGKDWYFLKGALSTVDHDYGFINDIHHNIGTHVAHHIFLTMPHYHLKTATEAIKPVLGEYYRKSDYSILEAFIRGYKICHVVPDEGGKVYCESRKF
- a CDS encoding type II toxin-antitoxin system CcdA family antitoxin — encoded protein: MNDNATSTQRNADKVEISINLDAEILEQLKHLTNDPSRIIETAIKQWLNGERNRDDDLTRTFRRNPPLPPRGEWND
- the patD gene encoding heterocyst frequency control protein PatD, whose translation is MLLKFYHQSYQELLDRLLELQKQVLAKDIDMITIKSIYEQTQGIFQTQILRVRLDELDCNAHREADLFEIALIRSAQTEIHKNLRLLKTELLFLTTSRQTQTTEQRLKKVQEKVRELIGYSQAIISQLDQ
- a CDS encoding RelA/SpoT family protein, producing the protein MNAVTFPDSKPLDIALPDWLNQCLLSHESDKSNQDLDLICRAFNFAYKLHEGQTRKSGEPYIAHPVAVAGILRDLGGDKAMIAAGFLHDVVEDTDVTVEEIEEMFGQEVALLVEGVTKLSKFNFSNKTEQQAENFRRMFLAMARDIRVIVVKLADRLHNMRTLEPLRPEKQKRIARETKEIFAPLANRLGIWRVKWELEDLSFKYLEPEDYREIQNFVSEKRIDRETRIETVKNILQKRLDDMGIQVLELQGRPKHLYGIYFKMQRQNKGFHEIYDLAALRIIVKTNEECYRALAVVHDVFKPMPGRFKDYIGLPKPNRYQSLHTTVVGLNGRPLEIQIRTLEMHHIAEYGIAAHWKYKETGGSNHTHFSNEDEKFTWLRQLLDWQKDLKDDQEYVENLKDNLFDDDVYVFTPDGDVIALSRGATAVDFAYRIHTEVGNHMKGARINGKWSVLDQPLHNGDIVEIITQKNCHPSLDWLNFVVTPTARNRIRQWFKRSRREENMSRGRDILEKELGKNGFEALLKSQPMQTVAEKCNYQSVDDLLAGLGYGGITLNQVVNRVREVTVTNQKEEVSEINLPSASPSPSCPTKPNKSPILGVEGLVYHIAGCCTPLPGDPIIGVVTRGNRGISIHAQSCSNIENVPGERFIPVRWNTVDSKGCATTYPVDVQIEALDRVGVLKDILLRVSDHHINVCNAGVKTGRNKPAIINLRIEIRDRQQLDYLINSINNMSDILNIHRVNGVDF
- the rnhA gene encoding ribonuclease HI — translated: MKKVQIYTDGACSGNPGKGGYGIILVHNEHRKELSGGYRLTTNNRMEMMAAIIGLEALKMPCDVTLYTDSRYLVDAITKGWAKKWQGNGWKRNKKETAKNPDLWQKLLDLCEEHEVEFVWVKGHAGHPENEQCDRLAVTAAQQSELAIDEVYEEY